In Clostridium cagae, one genomic interval encodes:
- a CDS encoding anti-sigma factor domain-containing protein has product MDKLRIRYVFSSSPNMLLIGGKIDINRNKQIESCLKKLSAYDILLKDLINYPPKEKQRNIILNVSYYILEDENLRDSVERKRELPIRNICKKIDISEEFLRTWKEYILFYYIIFSNVNYKLIQEYLKIEEKSNNITTLNNTKKTEFFRGLVLKSLNNGAYILTSSGEIIKIKCDKNTKVGQEVSGQQKKTFRHYKIHFCILIFLIMIMGMSLYSHYCKPQSTIIVNTTSAIKLECNFLNKVIYSYSETEKGTKLIISTDVLHKNIDESIKEILDYAINNEMVPSDNKILITVNGETLKYGTLKETSKFLNEVNEKNKSENRSQLSVLINNGGNQHKLTTSLYE; this is encoded by the coding sequence ATGGACAAGCTAAGAATTAGATATGTTTTTTCATCATCACCAAATATGTTATTAATAGGTGGAAAAATAGATATAAATAGAAATAAGCAAATAGAATCATGTTTAAAAAAGTTATCTGCATACGATATTCTACTTAAGGATTTAATTAACTATCCTCCTAAAGAAAAGCAGCGTAATATAATTTTAAATGTTTCTTATTATATATTAGAAGATGAGAATTTAAGGGATTCTGTTGAAAGAAAAAGAGAATTACCTATAAGAAATATTTGTAAAAAAATTGATATTAGTGAAGAATTTTTAAGAACATGGAAAGAATATATTTTATTTTATTATATTATTTTTTCAAATGTAAATTACAAATTAATTCAAGAATATTTAAAGATAGAAGAAAAATCAAATAATATAACAACTTTAAATAATACAAAAAAAACAGAGTTTTTTAGGGGATTAGTATTAAAGAGTTTAAATAATGGTGCATATATTTTAACATCAAGCGGTGAAATAATTAAAATAAAATGTGATAAAAATACTAAAGTTGGACAAGAAGTTAGTGGACAACAGAAAAAAACTTTTAGGCATTATAAGATACATTTTTGTATATTGATATTTTTAATAATGATAATGGGAATGTCTTTATATTCACATTATTGTAAACCTCAAAGTACAATAATAGTAAATACAACTTCTGCTATAAAATTAGAATGTAATTTCTTAAATAAAGTTATATATTCATATTCTGAAACTGAAAAGGGAACTAAACTTATAATTTCAACTGATGTTTTACATAAGAACATCGATGAGTCTATAAAAGAAATTTTGGATTATGCAATTAACAATGAAATGGTACCTTCTGATAATAAAATATTAATAACTGTAAATGGAGAAACTTTAAAATATGGTACGTTAAAGGAAACTAGTAAATTTTTAAATGAAGTGAATGAAAAAAATAAAAGTGAGAATAGGAGTCAACTTTCTGTGTTAATAAATAATGGTGGTAATCAACATAAATTAACAACAAGTTTATATGAATAG